In one window of Deltaproteobacteria bacterium DNA:
- a CDS encoding DUF748 domain-containing protein, with amino-acid sequence MNRLKGILTSKSFIICVSLFLVYTLSGFFLIPYLMRHYVPEIVKDKTAKTAGIGDVRFNPYIFTLEVNDFTIDEPDDRPILGFKRLFIDFELKSLFKWAWTFNQVAVEKPLVNAIIASDGALNLAQLAPASGEPPVDVEKAPDQDKGEEPPRLFIKYLSIDKGRIHLVDERQSKPAVINLEPLDLHVENLNTFPEEEGQKTITLTTGEGGTFRWAGDFSLNPVATNGTVVFEHIKTSTLWKFFRDSVNLDMPEGYLNVAADCDIDLGDVEPQVVLSNLRMTLTGTTLKLAGDEEPFLELPSAGISEARIDLFKQRIDVGNMKLDGGRVVLIADESGVFNLERIIKIADAQHSGAKAIPVSEKDAPEPWNINLAAFELNGFKLDYRDMSREPGLTADIGDVEVDFKVEIQAGIPQTTVLVSDLAIVLSKIAAFLLDTPKPAVRIDEFKLQGGAYDLAENHFTAEKVSINGGGVDFQREADGSLNLALVARPQEREKVIEKPEETPDTESPFRFMINTVAISGLDAAFSDFSIKKDNPIVNLEDFALVLNTVDGKSPMTFDAGLKVRQGGRIKAAGTINPSVPSAQSDVRVEDLELKTFQPYIEQAAYLVLQSGMLSTQGTLQYGIGEAGSQTAFEGGFRVDNLRLTEPGGTETFLGWKDLRTDNLQLRLDPNRLEIGQLDVAEMVGKFIIYEDQTINIVKVMKTDADAEPESSTPSKSTDQASDVFPLQVRRINLSDGKVEFADLSLTPQFGTKIHELKGTILGVGTENDSLAEINLDGRVDDYGTAKVEGALNTSDPGAFTDIRLTFRNVEMTKLTPYAGKFAGRKIDSGRLSLDLKYQIEKSLLAGDNQIVVEHLVLGKRVESPEATDLPLDLAIALMEDSDGVIDIGLPVKGSLDSPEFSFGGLIWKALTNLLTKIATSPFRALASLIPGGEDETLNMIAFEPGRSSVSPPEKEKLMKMTLALKKRPRLRLVVQGRYNPETDLDALRSARLRRSLAVGLGQKPEPGEDPGPVDYGNPETVSALEEMFKKRFGLDALNRLKEKLKGKQEKEGEDADAPPESKDKKGNQFAKMLFDRLKDVEPVGDRELLQLAEDRSRAVADELSIPDGISRERIDIKSPAVDNKDQPTAMLDLEPVK; translated from the coding sequence CTTGGTTTCAAACGCCTGTTCATTGATTTTGAACTCAAGAGTCTTTTCAAATGGGCATGGACCTTTAACCAGGTTGCTGTTGAAAAGCCGCTGGTGAATGCAATCATTGCATCTGATGGCGCTTTGAATCTGGCACAGCTTGCACCGGCTTCAGGGGAGCCGCCTGTTGATGTGGAAAAAGCCCCCGATCAGGACAAAGGGGAGGAACCTCCCCGGCTGTTTATCAAATATCTTTCAATCGACAAGGGTCGGATCCATTTGGTTGACGAACGCCAGAGCAAGCCTGCGGTGATTAATTTAGAACCTCTGGACCTGCATGTTGAAAATCTGAACACCTTTCCGGAAGAAGAAGGGCAGAAAACCATTACCCTAACCACAGGTGAAGGAGGGACTTTTCGCTGGGCCGGCGATTTTAGTTTGAATCCCGTAGCCACAAATGGAACCGTTGTCTTTGAACATATCAAAACGAGCACCCTCTGGAAGTTTTTCAGGGATAGCGTAAACCTCGATATGCCGGAGGGATACCTGAATGTTGCCGCCGATTGTGACATTGACCTGGGTGATGTCGAGCCTCAGGTGGTACTGTCCAACCTCCGCATGACCCTCACCGGCACGACCTTGAAATTGGCGGGAGACGAGGAACCGTTTCTGGAGCTGCCCAGTGCGGGGATCAGTGAAGCACGAATCGATCTTTTTAAGCAGCGCATCGACGTTGGAAACATGAAGCTTGACGGGGGTCGCGTCGTGCTTATTGCGGATGAAAGCGGTGTATTTAACCTGGAACGTATCATCAAGATCGCCGATGCTCAGCATTCGGGTGCAAAGGCGATACCAGTATCCGAAAAAGATGCCCCTGAACCCTGGAATATTAACCTGGCCGCTTTTGAGCTGAACGGGTTCAAATTGGATTACCGAGATATGAGCCGGGAGCCGGGTCTCACAGCCGACATTGGCGATGTGGAGGTGGATTTCAAGGTCGAAATCCAGGCGGGTATCCCCCAAACAACGGTGTTGGTGAGTGACCTGGCGATTGTTCTTTCCAAAATAGCGGCATTCCTGCTCGATACCCCGAAACCCGCGGTCCGGATTGATGAATTCAAGCTCCAAGGCGGTGCCTATGACCTGGCAGAGAATCATTTCACAGCGGAGAAAGTCTCCATAAACGGCGGGGGTGTCGATTTTCAGAGGGAGGCCGACGGCAGCCTCAACCTGGCCCTTGTGGCCAGGCCTCAGGAAAGAGAAAAAGTAATTGAAAAACCTGAGGAAACTCCGGATACAGAATCTCCTTTCCGGTTTATGATCAATACCGTCGCTATATCCGGGCTGGATGCTGCGTTCTCGGATTTTTCCATTAAGAAGGACAATCCGATTGTGAACCTCGAAGATTTTGCCCTGGTTCTGAATACCGTTGACGGCAAGTCTCCCATGACCTTTGATGCAGGGTTGAAAGTTCGTCAGGGAGGCAGAATCAAGGCGGCCGGCACGATTAATCCATCGGTGCCTTCCGCTCAATCGGATGTACGGGTTGAGGATTTAGAACTGAAAACATTTCAGCCTTACATTGAACAGGCAGCGTATCTTGTACTTCAATCCGGGATGCTTTCAACTCAGGGCACACTGCAATACGGTATCGGGGAGGCGGGTTCACAGACCGCATTTGAGGGTGGGTTCAGGGTGGACAACCTGCGCCTGACAGAACCGGGGGGTACGGAGACATTCCTGGGCTGGAAGGACCTCCGGACTGACAATTTACAGCTTCGCCTTGACCCCAACCGCCTTGAGATAGGACAATTAGACGTGGCGGAGATGGTCGGTAAGTTTATCATTTACGAAGATCAGACCATTAATATCGTCAAGGTGATGAAAACCGACGCGGATGCCGAGCCCGAGTCCTCGACCCCGAGCAAATCCACTGACCAGGCCTCTGATGTCTTTCCTCTGCAGGTTCGCAGGATCAATCTTAGTGATGGCAAGGTGGAATTTGCGGACTTGAGCCTGACCCCGCAGTTTGGAACCAAGATTCACGAACTCAAGGGGACAATTCTTGGTGTTGGTACTGAAAATGACAGCCTTGCCGAGATCAATCTGGACGGTCGTGTAGACGACTACGGAACCGCCAAGGTCGAAGGTGCATTGAATACCTCCGACCCAGGCGCATTTACCGACATCCGTCTCACTTTTCGCAATGTCGAGATGACGAAACTGACCCCCTATGCGGGTAAATTTGCCGGTCGAAAGATCGATTCCGGCAGGCTGTCATTGGATTTGAAGTATCAGATCGAGAAAAGCCTTCTTGCGGGTGACAATCAGATTGTGGTGGAGCACCTGGTCCTCGGGAAAAGAGTTGAGAGCCCCGAAGCAACGGACCTCCCTCTGGATCTCGCTATTGCCTTGATGGAAGATTCAGACGGGGTGATTGACATCGGTCTGCCGGTCAAAGGATCCCTGGATAGCCCCGAGTTCAGTTTTGGAGGATTGATATGGAAAGCACTCACCAATTTGCTTACCAAAATTGCAACCAGTCCTTTTCGCGCCCTTGCATCATTGATTCCCGGCGGCGAAGATGAAACCCTGAACATGATTGCCTTTGAGCCCGGCCGGTCCAGTGTGTCACCCCCTGAAAAAGAAAAACTGATGAAAATGACCCTCGCCCTTAAAAAACGGCCCAGGCTGCGACTTGTTGTGCAGGGACGTTACAATCCGGAAACCGACCTGGATGCATTGCGTTCTGCGAGGCTTCGTCGTTCTCTGGCTGTAGGTCTGGGCCAAAAACCGGAACCCGGTGAGGACCCCGGTCCCGTGGACTATGGCAACCCGGAAACCGTAAGCGCGTTGGAGGAGATGTTTAAAAAGCGGTTCGGTCTTGACGCGCTCAACAGGCTTAAGGAAAAGCTGAAGGGGAAACAGGAAAAGGAAGGGGAAGATGCGGATGCGCCCCCGGAGTCGAAAGATAAAAAGGGCAATCAATTCGCAAAGATGCTCTTTGACCGGTTGAAAGATGTGGAACCCGTTGGAGACAGGGAATTGTTACAGCTTGCAGAAGACAGATCCCGTGCCGTTGCGGACGAACTCAGCATTCCTGACGGTATTTCAAGAGAGCGCATCGACATCAAGTCTCCCGCTGTAGACAACAAGGATCAACCGACTGCAATGTTGGATCTGGAACCGGTGAAATAA
- a CDS encoding molybdopterin oxidoreductase family protein has translation MVIYKRSVCPHDCPDTCGLLVGVEGGRVVSVKGDPDHPFTRGAICVKVKHYGERVHSPLRIHHPLKRVGKKGEGKFAPVSWDQALHEIVERYKRIISDFGGEAVLPYSYAGTMGVIQFHAGHPFFHRLGASRLLRTICSAATEAGFSASMGSIPTTDIESTVDSDLIILWGTNTLSTNMHAWPFFLKARQNGAVIAAIDPYANRTAQEADIHLKLRPGTDAALALGIMHVLVRKGLIDTGFIAEETVGFERFRPRLDEYAPRRAAEITGVPADRIEDLAIRYGSARAPYIRTGWGPSRQLKGGMAMRTIALLPALVGAVHKKGGGITRSTSAAFAFNMEAVLQENLAPTAARTINMVQLGAALTRLQDPPVKGLHVYHSNPAVVAPDSRQVMQGLLREDLFTVVHEIVMSETALYADFVLPSATSMESTDLYRSYGHYYLQMARPVIEPVGEARSSLSIFQELAHRFGFNEPCFNQTESEIIEALLASDSPYLKGITPDRLEEGRPIRLNVPADVFSDGFGTPSGRVEFYSCSMAARGLDPLPNGDPSVDGAGEGRFGLQLITPPRHQFLNSTFNEIDDLRDQAGPPTLMIHPDDARGRGIDENMQVRVFNDRGEVFLFARITDRTGPGVTVAEGLYWPRFMPGKHGINELTSQALTDMGQSCAFHCNLVEVTPVGRADG, from the coding sequence ATGGTTATCTATAAACGCTCCGTGTGCCCACACGACTGCCCCGACACCTGCGGGCTCCTTGTGGGGGTGGAAGGCGGGCGGGTGGTGTCGGTCAAAGGGGATCCGGACCATCCCTTTACCCGCGGCGCCATCTGCGTGAAGGTCAAACACTATGGGGAGCGCGTTCACTCGCCGCTTCGAATTCATCACCCGTTGAAAAGGGTGGGGAAAAAAGGGGAAGGGAAGTTCGCTCCGGTTTCATGGGATCAGGCCCTGCATGAAATCGTGGAACGCTATAAACGGATCATTTCTGATTTCGGCGGCGAGGCCGTCCTCCCCTATTCCTATGCAGGGACCATGGGGGTCATCCAGTTTCATGCCGGTCATCCTTTCTTTCACAGATTGGGCGCTTCCAGGCTGCTCAGGACCATCTGCAGCGCAGCCACCGAGGCAGGGTTTTCCGCCAGCATGGGAAGCATTCCCACCACCGATATTGAATCCACGGTGGATTCAGACCTGATTATCCTCTGGGGGACCAACACCCTCTCCACCAATATGCATGCATGGCCTTTTTTCCTGAAGGCCCGCCAAAACGGCGCCGTCATTGCGGCGATCGATCCCTACGCGAACCGCACCGCACAAGAGGCGGATATCCATCTCAAACTGAGGCCGGGGACAGACGCTGCGCTTGCCCTGGGAATCATGCATGTCCTGGTCAGAAAAGGACTGATAGACACGGGATTCATTGCCGAGGAGACAGTCGGTTTTGAACGGTTCCGACCCCGCCTCGATGAATACGCGCCCCGACGCGCAGCGGAAATCACCGGCGTTCCGGCAGATCGGATAGAGGACCTGGCCATTCGATACGGGAGCGCCCGCGCCCCTTACATCCGCACGGGCTGGGGGCCTTCACGCCAGCTCAAAGGCGGCATGGCCATGCGGACCATCGCCCTCCTTCCAGCCCTGGTGGGGGCCGTCCATAAAAAGGGCGGCGGGATTACACGCTCCACGTCCGCGGCCTTTGCCTTTAACATGGAGGCCGTGCTCCAGGAAAATTTGGCCCCCACTGCCGCGCGGACCATCAATATGGTGCAACTCGGCGCGGCACTCACCAGGCTTCAGGACCCACCGGTTAAGGGTCTTCACGTCTACCACAGCAACCCGGCGGTGGTTGCCCCTGATTCGAGACAGGTCATGCAGGGACTTCTGAGAGAAGACCTGTTCACGGTGGTTCATGAAATCGTCATGAGCGAGACCGCCCTGTATGCGGATTTTGTGCTTCCCTCCGCCACTTCCATGGAATCCACGGACCTGTACAGAAGCTATGGGCACTATTACCTTCAGATGGCGCGTCCGGTCATCGAACCGGTCGGAGAGGCCCGTTCCAGCCTCTCCATCTTTCAAGAACTGGCGCACCGGTTCGGTTTCAACGAGCCCTGTTTCAACCAGACCGAATCAGAGATTATCGAGGCGCTTTTGGCCTCTGATTCGCCGTATCTGAAAGGGATTACGCCGGATCGTCTGGAGGAAGGACGCCCCATTCGGCTGAACGTGCCGGCCGATGTATTTTCAGACGGCTTCGGCACCCCGTCAGGTAGAGTCGAGTTTTATTCCTGCAGCATGGCGGCCCGGGGACTGGATCCGCTCCCAAACGGCGACCCAAGCGTGGATGGGGCGGGGGAGGGCCGGTTCGGCCTTCAGTTGATCACCCCGCCGCGTCATCAGTTTCTCAATTCCACCTTTAATGAAATTGACGATCTTCGGGATCAGGCCGGTCCACCCACCCTGATGATCCATCCTGACGATGCAAGGGGGCGGGGAATCGATGAGAACATGCAGGTGCGGGTGTTCAATGATCGGGGCGAGGTCTTCTTATTCGCGCGGATAACCGATCGGACAGGGCCGGGGGTTACGGTGGCGGAAGGGCTCTACTGGCCCCGCTTCATGCCTGGAAAGCATGGGATTAATGAATTGACCAGTCAGGCCCTTACCGACATGGGCCAAAGCTGCGCCTTTCATTGTAATCTCGTTGAAGTGACGCCCGTCGGCCGGGCTGATGGATGA
- a CDS encoding cellulase family glycosylhydrolase: protein MRYFQCYKRLATIIPAAFFVLSLLGTASAATSNWSFQGYDMLLNGKTFFAKGMCYYPLPIGNAPSTTPYGDYFYNFEGQEMVWKNIVERDVPKMRASGVNVIRLYAMWTCAAGDYTVDPLCTNRQFDIKHDKFLDMLYNNGNDPIYLLVGVYTENNWSQQPYQGRLENEYRRLATELKDHPAVMGFMIGNELNAEFKNDPAFWEWVNKTAKMIKEIAPAKITTVALIDDAFESLDAVNQIGPNENGNVMPYVDAWGINNYRGDSSSSGPNSGFTAGFWTGYKSRSGKPLLMTEWGAPASMHVPDDPYPTGIPEELPNNAAGQGTFIKYHYQDMVQNSTVNNGVSSGGMLFMWADQWDKQGCSQCSPGTHDGTASGPAGNFPGNWWDEEWFGIHAVIKDPSRPWDQNWDVVNNRPYPPDSLSERAAVATIKKLFTEPDPEIRTTTVSTAAGEAEAFFYISPETANGEETKIETRLLDAATAPWDDLDPFEATTSDYLLVTYCLHPNSLKGVDAEWFAAAIAYPFKGSETFTIYHFSPNGIWEKAKDQTRVLPSIPSYMGELFQLEDYEIFRGFLPQGYYEFLFGLAVLRSDGTGYDIYFDGEAINVSGE from the coding sequence ATGCGATATTTTCAGTGTTACAAAAGACTGGCGACGATCATTCCGGCTGCGTTTTTTGTTTTGTCCTTATTGGGAACCGCGAGCGCTGCCACCAGCAACTGGTCTTTTCAGGGATACGATATGTTGCTCAACGGGAAGACCTTTTTTGCAAAAGGGATGTGCTACTATCCGCTTCCCATCGGCAACGCACCCAGCACGACCCCTTATGGAGACTATTTCTATAATTTCGAGGGTCAGGAGATGGTCTGGAAAAACATCGTAGAAAGGGATGTTCCCAAAATGAGGGCTTCCGGGGTCAATGTTATCAGGCTTTACGCCATGTGGACATGTGCGGCCGGCGACTATACGGTTGATCCCCTTTGCACGAACAGGCAATTCGATATCAAACACGACAAGTTTCTGGATATGTTGTACAACAATGGAAACGATCCCATCTATCTGCTCGTGGGCGTATATACGGAGAACAACTGGTCGCAACAGCCCTATCAGGGCCGGCTCGAAAACGAGTACCGGCGGCTCGCAACCGAATTGAAAGATCACCCTGCGGTGATGGGCTTTATGATAGGAAACGAACTGAACGCGGAATTTAAAAACGACCCGGCATTCTGGGAATGGGTCAATAAAACGGCAAAAATGATCAAGGAAATCGCCCCCGCCAAAATTACAACAGTGGCATTGATCGACGACGCTTTTGAATCCCTTGATGCCGTCAACCAGATCGGGCCAAACGAAAACGGCAACGTCATGCCCTATGTTGATGCCTGGGGTATCAATAATTACCGAGGAGATTCCAGCAGCTCAGGCCCTAACAGCGGATTTACCGCCGGTTTCTGGACAGGGTACAAGTCCAGGAGCGGTAAGCCCCTGCTGATGACCGAATGGGGCGCTCCCGCATCCATGCACGTGCCGGATGACCCTTATCCTACAGGCATCCCCGAAGAACTCCCCAACAACGCAGCAGGACAAGGGACGTTCATCAAATACCACTACCAGGACATGGTACAGAACTCCACCGTAAACAATGGGGTATCTTCGGGCGGCATGCTTTTCATGTGGGCCGACCAATGGGACAAACAGGGATGCAGCCAATGTAGCCCCGGTACCCATGACGGGACGGCTTCGGGTCCGGCGGGAAATTTCCCCGGTAACTGGTGGGACGAGGAATGGTTCGGCATTCACGCTGTCATCAAAGATCCAAGCCGCCCATGGGACCAGAACTGGGATGTCGTAAACAACAGGCCCTATCCGCCGGATTCTCTAAGTGAAAGAGCTGCAGTTGCCACCATAAAAAAGCTCTTTACCGAACCGGATCCGGAAATCCGCACAACGACCGTTTCGACTGCGGCTGGTGAAGCTGAGGCCTTCTTCTACATAAGTCCGGAAACCGCAAACGGAGAAGAAACAAAAATCGAAACCCGTCTTTTGGATGCTGCCACAGCACCATGGGATGACCTTGATCCCTTTGAGGCAACCACTTCCGATTACCTTCTGGTGACATACTGCCTCCATCCCAACAGCCTGAAAGGTGTTGATGCGGAGTGGTTCGCCGCTGCCATCGCATACCCTTTCAAGGGATCTGAAACATTCACCATCTACCACTTTTCACCGAACGGCATATGGGAGAAGGCGAAGGACCAGACCCGGGTCCTGCCCAGCATACCCAGTTACATGGGTGAGCTGTTTCAGCTTGAAGACTATGAAATCTTCAGGGGGTTTTTGCCTCAAGGCTATTATGAATTTTTATTTGGGCTTGCCGTACTCAGGAGCGACGGGACCGGCTATGACATCTATTTTGATGGGGAGGCCATCAATGTGAGCGGCGAGTAA
- a CDS encoding DNA repair exonuclease → MMFTFLHAADVHLDSPLKGLFPYEGAPDVDEIRGATRQALDNLVNFVLSEKVPLVLIAGDLYDGDWQDFNTPLYFAKQMQRLGEAGVRVAVVRGNHDAANTMTKTLIMPDNVKTFRSRKPETWILEELGVAVHGQSYPKQDVTENLAIDYPDPIPGMLNIGMLHCLISGSRGHLPYAPCTLDELAAKGYNYWALGHVHEHAVLRQQPLIVYSGCIQGRHIKETGQKGCVLVEVENNGLKTEFVPLDVFRWVKVTADIGGAETLEQVTTLFGQGLEDVMAKQGGRPCCVRVDLRGRCPIHGRLSIDPETVSANIRAVATDVSRGRAWVEKVELDTAPDFDVEALARSDTPQGELLRYLDELAFSSQLYQDLGVDLTQLKSKLSGSHVVVPEGKMDRMLMDARDVLLTMLADMEGKEQKS, encoded by the coding sequence ATGATGTTTACATTTCTTCATGCGGCGGATGTTCATTTGGATTCACCGCTTAAAGGCTTGTTCCCATACGAAGGTGCGCCGGATGTGGATGAGATTCGGGGCGCCACAAGGCAGGCACTGGATAATCTGGTCAATTTTGTCCTTTCTGAAAAAGTCCCCTTGGTTCTCATTGCCGGTGACCTTTATGACGGGGACTGGCAGGATTTCAATACGCCGCTTTATTTTGCCAAACAAATGCAGCGGTTGGGTGAAGCCGGGGTGCGCGTTGCCGTGGTTCGGGGAAACCATGATGCCGCAAACACCATGACCAAAACACTGATCATGCCTGACAACGTTAAAACCTTCAGATCACGAAAACCGGAAACATGGATACTGGAGGAGCTGGGCGTTGCCGTTCACGGGCAAAGCTATCCCAAGCAGGACGTGACGGAAAACCTGGCAATAGACTATCCCGATCCTATCCCCGGGATGCTCAATATCGGCATGTTGCACTGTTTGATTTCAGGTTCCCGGGGCCACCTGCCGTACGCCCCGTGTACATTGGACGAGCTTGCAGCCAAGGGATATAACTACTGGGCACTGGGCCATGTCCATGAGCATGCCGTATTACGACAGCAGCCCCTGATCGTCTATTCAGGGTGCATCCAGGGCCGGCATATCAAAGAGACCGGCCAGAAGGGGTGCGTGCTGGTGGAGGTGGAAAACAACGGGCTGAAAACCGAGTTCGTGCCCTTGGATGTGTTTCGCTGGGTCAAAGTCACAGCGGACATTGGCGGAGCTGAAACCCTGGAACAAGTGACGACCCTTTTTGGACAAGGCCTTGAAGACGTGATGGCGAAACAAGGTGGCCGTCCATGCTGTGTTCGGGTGGACCTGCGAGGGCGTTGTCCGATTCATGGTCGTTTATCCATTGATCCCGAAACAGTATCCGCCAATATTCGAGCCGTGGCCACAGATGTTTCCCGTGGCAGGGCATGGGTTGAGAAGGTTGAGCTGGATACTGCACCGGATTTTGATGTTGAGGCGCTTGCTCGAAGCGACACCCCCCAAGGCGAGCTTCTTCGCTATTTGGACGAGCTTGCATTCAGCTCACAATTATATCAGGATCTCGGTGTGGATCTGACGCAGTTGAAATCAAAATTGTCCGGCAGTCATGTGGTCGTACCCGAAGGTAAAATGGACCGAATGCTCATGGATGCCAGAGATGTGTTGTTGACCATGCTGGCTGACATGGAGGGCAAGGAACAGAAGTCATGA